The stretch of DNA TAGAAAGAGGGATGGAGCATGGGACCTTTCTCTCCCAGGGAGTGCCAGCTacaatccagccccagggcaggggcgggtactggctggctggctggcttgtggggtagggaatgggacatggggtcTTTCCCTTCTAGGGGGCACTGTCTGTGATCCGGCCCCATAGCAGGGGGACTGACTGGCTCAGCATTATGGAAAACAGAGCATACATGTGGGCAGTATTAGGAGGCACTAGAGTGTGTGGGGAGCAGCATAGGGGGCTCTGGGCGGTACAGGAAGGATCTGGGCAGCACTAGAAGACACTGTAGGGAATAAGGGGATCCAGAGGCAGCCCCCAGCCATGACCCCAAAAGAGCAATATATGTCCCCGTGCACAGCTCTCATGCACCCCCCCGCCACTGGTTCCCCTGAGCAGCGTTACCTTCTCCTTGCTGTCCATGACGTACACACCCTCCAAGCTGATGGCGACCGACACAGCCTTGCGCCCTCCCCGGTGCAGGAAGCCCTGGGCTGGCTTGTCAATCTCCCCATAGAAGAAAGCACAGCTGGAGAGAGAAAGACACATCCGTTGCACCACGGCAGATAGGCCTTGCACGGGGAAGTGCTCGGATTGCACAAGCGCTCACTAACAGAACTGGGAAGGCTTTGGGGTTTGTCCCCCTGGGCACCATATTCCTCCCCCATGTCCCCTGACCCACAGATAGCAAAGATACAGGCGCTATTGCGAGATCTTGTCACACTCCGGCCAGGAAATGGTTCTTGCACAGCTAGGTCACCCCCTGAGGGGCCTGGGCAGACCACGAACAGGGGAGACGGTGGAATTAATGGGACTGCTGGGCTGGGATTACCAAATGCCTCCAGCCCACGCCACTGACAGGTGCAGGAGTTACCAGGTTAGTCAGCAGCCAAGTGCCCAGACTCACCCGTagtagggcagctggtggcacctCTGCAGATAGGCCCGGTAGTGCTGGCACAGAGCCTCAGGCTCTTCACAGGCTGCCTCCTCCCGCACTGCTTGGTaggcctggagcagcccctgctcgtAGGCTGGCTGCTTGGCCCCCCGCTTCCACAGTGCCGTCAGCAGGCTGTGCCCCCTTCGGCACAGGTGAGCAGGCAGGAAGGCCTCCAGATTCTCCCTGCAGGGACAGCACAGCTCTCAGAACGGGGGGGCAGCAGCCCCCCATGGGGCTAGGACAGCTCCCCCCGCttcagcaccccccactcccgggctatgactcctccctcccacctgcaaCCCTCTTCACTGAGATTCCACCCTCCCCCATTATGGGAGCCGCCTGATCCAGTTAACCATCCCCCTCCAGGCTATGGCAGCCCCCTTCCTCTCCAGCTCCCCCAGAGATTGTAACTTGTGTGGGACCACCGGTCTGGTGCttagcgggggctgggagccagtacTCCTGGGTGCTATTTCGAGCTCTGCCACCGTCAGGATTCAGAAGCATCACAGCTTACAGAGCATTTACGAGTACATCCCTGGCATCATCTCCTTTCTTGCCGACCCACGTCGGGAGGCTTTCCCCGTTCTGCACACATACAGGCTGGCGGGGGCGCACCAGGAGAGGTGGGTGTTGCACGGCTACAAGCACCACCCCAATGAATAGCACCATTGTTCACACGCAAGCCCAGTTAAGCTGCCCCATGGACAGAGCATTGCGGGGTGGGACAATGAGCTATTATCCTGGCTCAGGATCCCAGCCAAACTCGCATTCTGGGATCAGCATTCCCCCTGCCAGGAGCGTCCAGCTGCAGAGAGAGTGGGGGAAACCCGCCCCATCTTCATTTCCCAGCATGACTCCAAGCATGGGAAAGCACATTCAGCAGTgggcctgggagctgctgctccccagttctattcccagctccaggaAAGGAGTTAGAggaacagggggctgggagccaggattcctgggttccattcccagttctgggagggaagTACACAACTAGATTAAGGATGTCAAACATACAGCCTGCAGACCAAGTGTGGCCTGTATGATGTATTTGTCACTTGCATAACATTCAAGTGGTACAAAATCTGAAGCTTCCCAATGTCATCAGCGTGTGACTAATATCACCGCATCTGCGGAGTCTGCCAAGAGCTTGACACAATAGCTCAGAGATGGAGCGGGGGGAATGCCCTGAGTGCAAGCAACACAGTGAGGCCTGCCTGAGTCGGTAGAGAGCCTGAACTAATtgctttgggtgggggagggaaaactGCCCTGAATGTAACTGACACACCTGAGTCTCTAATGATACTTTAAGGGGTCCACTCCCCATGACACAAACTATTCTCACTGGCGGTCAAGCTCTCAGAGGACAAGTGTCAGATCATTCCAcggctgatcattttagcagatggaaagggagagggggtggggagcaacTGTCGTAGGGAAGGGAgagtggagagaaagagaaaggaaggtgGGAGAATGAAGACCCAAAGTGGGAAAACAACAATCAGACCACAGCTTTGTTCCTGGACCGATACTGAACGCAGGAACAGAAGAGTAGCTGGTGGAGTTGAGTATACAGGCTTTGCAAGCTCTATGGCATTTCTCTGTATAGACGTAACGATAGTTGTTGACTGTTGCATCTGAACATTCCCTGAattttcagggaatgttctaggcatcaatggCCAGAACCCAATGGATTTTGGCGGGGGAAATAATGAGGACACATGGAGCCTCTGCCATTTGATTCACACAGCCAGCGTCAAGCACTTGTGCAATTGTGTATAAATCAAACAAGTAGTCGATGGCACTATTAACGCCTCCAGCATAACATCACCCCCGCTTCTCCCTGCTCATCCTCCCAAGAGTAACACGTTGACGCCCCGAATGACTGATTGCCCAGACGAACAGAaaaatggggggatggggggggaatgGGAGCATGCACACAACCCCTGGCacagagaggagaatggggaacCCTGATATGGGGGTAGAGGGAATGCGTggcacacagaacccctggcatgggggagaTTGGGGACAGGGTTTGCGGGGAGTCCCTGAGATGGAAGGTGGCACATAGGGAACAGTGGAGGGATGTACAGAGCCCCTGTGCAATGCGCTTGGCCTACGCAAGCTACCAAGCGTACAGCCCCCTAGCAACTGCATAAAGATTGCTCTCCCCTTGCTCCCAGGGCCAGTCCCACACCAAGGCCAGTGGGAGATCTACTGGGCATCCAAGGGGGAGTACATAGGCCTGAGCTTATACCCCGGCCCACAGTTAAAAGCCTGATCCTCCAGATGACCGATACCCCTGCTCTAGACCAtgcctccccttcttcccctgcaatgcccgcccccccccccccttacttcAAGGCACAGGCCGTATGCTGGTCCTGGTCATAGGGACCCAGCTGCAGCCTGCAGACCAGGGCCCCCAGCTGCTCACAATCCTCGACGTCACACGGATAACGTCCCTCCAGGATGTTGAACTTGGCCTCTTCGTAGAGCAGCCGCAGGACGGCCTCGTTTTCGATCTGCGGGCCAAAGGGTGTGATCAAAGCAAAGGCCAGCCAGTGGCTCCAGTTCCACCTCTGGTTCAAGCTGGGCTGCCTAGGAGGTTAATTTCCAGGCCAGAAGGGCTCAGTTGATCCTCTAGTCCCATCTCCCATCTgacacaggccattacatttcacccacctacccctgcactgagcccagtcTCCGATCGATCTCTTCCAGCCTCGatgggatggcttcaaaagattGAGACTGCCACTCCCCTTGAGAGTTCGTTGCAGTGGTTAATCACCTGCACTGTTAAAAACcggtgccttatttctagttggaacatgtctggcttcaacttccacccATTGGTTCctcttctgcctttctctgctaggttcaGAGCCCTGTAGCAGAGCCGGCTGGCAAGCAATTCCATTGCATGGAAAATTGTTaagtttcaacatttgtttttgttctgatggGAGAATGAAACCTAAACCCTACAAAATTTCTtatgccctccccccaccaggaAGCACTCACCCGGAATGTGGGGGACCCACGTTCAATACCCTGCTCCCAATTTAAATCtgacagagcaaggacttgaacctgggtttctcACATCCCAGGAAAGTGCCCTACCGGCCTGCCTCTCTTGGTGGCCCTCCCGGATCTGGAGAAGTTTCCCGTGCTACATGCGTCAAAAGGGGTTTCTGCAGAGTTTTGGTTTCCACAATCTggcattttccaaacaaaaatcaTATTGACGAATTCCCGACCAGTTCTGTCCTTTTGGCACGTGGGCTTTTCTCCCCACGAAGATATCCCGCACTAACCGATCCTCTCTCAATCTGCTTCGTAATAAAATGAACAGACTGAGCTGCTTCGGTGCATGGCACTGGGAACAGAGTTAAATTAAACAGAATTTACAGCATCTCCACAGGAGTTGAAACCAGCTATAACTTAAATCTGTGGTTAACCAATGTGACTTTCCCCTGTAGATGAGGCCTAAGGAACCAGAGCAGGAGGCAGAGGGACTGATTTCACAGTTCGACACAAAGTCCAGAACACCAGGTTGGTCGTAGCAAGATTTTACAAAAGACTAGAGACAGAGTAGATGTTTTTGTAGGAGGAATGGTCTTAGGGCCCGGCATTGGGACGCAGGacacctgagttctgttcctggctctaccaccaACTcgtttgtgtgaccttgggcaagtcacttccctctctATGCTTCCGTTTCCCCATTTGTATAACAGCAAAAATAATCCCCCATCTCTCGGACTGTCTCTCAAAATCTACCCATGCAGTGCCCCACATGATGTGGTCTGGGGGACGGTCTGTGTggtgcctggcacaacaggggcCATGATCTGGGCTGCCAGGGAGGGGACACCCGTGCATAGCTACTGCAACAGAAATTGCGAATGACAAGGCTGGGATTTCCCGAGGACCCCATCTCTTGTGGGTTTAGGCTCTTCACTCCCCAGATAATCAGAGGTTAAATAATAAGAAGTTGATGAATATGCAAAAGGCCTTGCCACACAGTCATAGAGGTGAGTGACACCAGCAGAGGAGACTCAGACAGGAACCCACGTGCTCACCTGCAGCTCCCGTCTCTTCGAGAAAAACACATTCCTTCTGAACTGCAGGGAAGGCTCATCTGGGAGACGAAAGAGACTCCAGTAAAGACATGTATGTGGTCCAAAAGAATCTGCTTTACCGTTGCCTCCTGGAAACTGGGAAGCCAGCCAGGCCAGATCTGGGAAGAGAACCCCAGAATCCCAGCTACCAATCCTACTAGACTCCCTCCCTCAACTGGGGATAGACTCCcactccctgctctaacccactagatgccccccctcccccagctgggactagaacctatGACTCCTAACTCCCAAACCTTTCACCCACTTGACCACATCcccctaggagtcctggctcttttcacacacacccagctctaGCCATTGGCGTACACCCCCCTCTGTACAACTAAGCCAGACAGTATGAGCTCAGCAATTGGAGGAGGGCATTCCAAGGTCGAGGCGGGGGTGTCAGCAGGCCAGGAAGGAGTGAGGAAGCTTCACACACGCACCCTGCATGATCTCATCCTCCCGGCAATCAGTGAAACGCAAGAGCAGCTCCTGCCACTGGCGGCACACCTTGTATGGCTGGTGCTTCGGCTTCAGCTGCACCTctaagacagaaagagagagagtctctAACAGAGCATCAGCTACAGCCCAAAGTTGGTATTAATATTActgtggaacccaggagtcctggctcccagccgccactgcTCTAACCTACTGcactccactctcctcccagccATCAGGACAGAATCACAGTACTATGAATAACGCACACCCCAGAATGGGACCCCAATCTTGGCTGAGACCTCTAGGAACTACTGTCATACTACCAATAACGTACACCCCCTAAAGAGGCCCTGTTGTCACCTGGgtcctctaggcactaccatcaTAGAAATAAAAGACCAGCCCTCCAAGCACCTGCTAAATTCATCACTGCCAGGGTCCAGGGATAGTCAGCATGCAGTGTGGGATGGGAGAACTCAAACACGCCCCCCACCACCTTGTGAATGCTCCCTCTGTCCCCACAGacctgggagagggggcagaggaggggtaaCAGCTGCGCTCCTGACCACTGGAGTCCCAAGCAGGCCATCCGCACAGCAGGTTGGGATGCCACAGGGGGAGACGGTGCTGCTAACCAAGAGCAGCAGACGCACAGGTGGCAACGGAGACTGGCAGATGGAAAACCACACCCCAAAAACTCATTGATCTGAAGCATATCCAACTTCCTGAACTGCTGTTCTTTATAGTGCACCAGTCGGCATAGCTAAGGCTGTGTGTCAgtcaggctgtgggaggggggctcagtgctggggcagggagttggggtgcagtgcttacctcaggggggctccccagaagcggccagcaggtcccaGCAGtgcctaggcagaggggccaggggactctgtgtgctgcccctgcctgcaggcaccgcccccacagcttccattggctgcgattcctggccaatgggagctgcagactcAGCGTGGAGACCCCTTGGCCTTCCCTCCccttaggagctgcagggacatgccggccgcttccgcgGAGCTGCGCAGAACCGggtaaggagcctgccagccaccgaatgccccccagcaccagcgcGGGTCCACTCCTGGGCTGTGtgctgccacccctcccccccagcggGGGTCCCGGGCCGTGCACTGCggctctttcccccccacaccaagCACCCATGGCCCGCTCCTCCccccgtgaatttttgtttactgcccgtgacctgtccatgacttttactaaaaatacccgtgactaaaacttAGCCTTAGTTACAGCATCTAGGCACCCAGACAGAGACTGAGCCCCAATGACAGATGCAACAGCTTGTACTAATAGTAATGCTGGCTTCCAGGCTCcgtgctctaacccactagaccccacgcccctcccagagctggggaaagaacccaggagccctgactcccagtctccctTCACATTGGAGGGCATCAAACCCAGCAATACTGATTGCATCTGCTAGAAAGCCTGAGATGCTAAGTTTTGAAGACAGTCAGACATTGCTGGGACTATTACCGGGAGAGGGTTAATGAAAACCAGCAGGCTGGGGGACGTCTGAGAGGGTAAGCAAGGAACATCTGACAGGTTACAGCAGGGATGTGTTAGGGACGGAAAGCTGATGGGAGATAAGGGAACAGATGTAAGCCAGGAGACAAAAACAACAGCTAAGCTAGCTGGAACAGTGCCATGAAATGATTCATTTTGCCTGGATGCTCCTTGGAAGTTTCCGTTCTGCTCCCAACATGCTCCCAGCTGGGAAGACTCAGGATCAACAGCCCCAGGTTGACCCAATGCCTGCCATTCAACAGTTCCTGAtaacacccctctggctggggGCTCAAGCCCCACAAGGCAGAGCCAATTGAAGGACTTTTACACAGAGTTCCTGGTTGCACTTAAAGCAGATGATTGTCCGGTAAGTGTGCAAGAGAGGGAATGTTACTAGTGTTCATCACAGTAAATCAATGTGACATCACATGCTCAGTGAGGAACTCCTGTATAAACAGTCCCTGCACCCCACTCTAGGGGCAGCCGTACCTCAGAACCCACCGAGGGACCTCTGTATAAACAACAGCCGCATTCCAAAAGCACTTTATTACAAACATAGCAGTTGCTTTAATGAcagttgaaatgcagccacctctggggtgatgTTTATACAGGGTTCCCTCGCTCACCACAGAGATGCGACCCCCTCTAACAGCTGAGGCTGTTTAGAACAGAAAGCATTTCAGAACCTCTATTTAGGAACACAGGTGGATGGATACAGGAAGTTTCCTCAttccttatttattttaacaaacaatGGCTGAGTCACACAACAGCCAACCTATCCAAAATCAAACAGCAACCATTTACTACATCCGAAATAGACAATGCGAAGTGAGAAGCAGATAAATACTTTGTCAGTGGAAAGACAGGGCAGGCTAATGATTTCAGCACAGGaccaggagtcaggactcctgggttctatgcccagctctgggaggacagTAGGTCCAGCAGGTAGA from Eretmochelys imbricata isolate rEreImb1 chromosome 7, rEreImb1.hap1, whole genome shotgun sequence encodes:
- the FRMD8 gene encoding FERM domain-containing protein 8 isoform X3, which encodes MEMERADGAAVPPSSADRSHRSSISSMCARSLDVLVYLIDDTAVQLSVDNLMSVTVHELHRIVRDALQLPECAMEVFSLWLISPLLEVQLKPKHQPYKVCRQWQELLLRFTDCREDEIMQDEPSLQFRRNVFFSKRRELQIENEAVLRLLYEEAKFNILEGRYPCDVEDCEQLGALVCRLQLGPYDQDQHTACALKENLEAFLPAHLCRRGHSLLTALWKRGAKQPAYEQGLLQAYQAVREEAACEEPEALCQHYRAYLQRCHQLPYYGCAFFYGEIDKPAQGFLHRGGRKAVSVAISLEGVYVMDSKEKHVLLGLRFQELSWDHTYPDEEEEHILWLEFDGENEGTLVNKLLKIYSKQAELMSGLIEYCLELSTAAELSAPENSSLQSPMLPPLASKQRPKLRRQSSVVCSRIQHLATIDYVEDGQLGQQMWG